TCGACACTGGAAGACCAAAATAAAAACCCTTGATTTCCTCAAGGGTCAACTCGCTGAGCCTTTATTCAGGTGTCACAATAGCGGGAAATGGATCAAATTCGTCCAATAATGCTAGAAACACTTTAATTGGCGTCGTGTCACCGATTACTTCTATTTTTCCCGTTGCCATGGCTTGCTCAAGTGATAGACGACCAAGCATCAATGCAAAGAAAGTCATTCGATCCGTTACAAGCGAAACGTCTGGATGAGCGTCATGCTTATTTGCTTTGTTCACCAGAACCGAATTTTCCAGGTACATAGCAAACGATTGGTCTGAATCTGTGATTGTTACATTCATCGTGAGCTTTTTGCCCTCTGCTTTGGGACCGTTAATTTTCACGGCTAACAGGTTTAAGAAATCCGAAATGGGCATGTAGGTAATGATCCCTGATACATCAGTTGGAGAGTTGTCCTTATTTACCCCATTACGCAGTTCAGTAGCTCCGACCAAATACACATTTCGCCAGTTCGCGGATTCCGCTTGGTACCCCAATTGTTCAAATGCATTGGCAAGCAAGTTTTTCGCTTCTGTATGAGTGGGATCAGCCATGACCACATGCTTTACTACTTGAGCGACCCAGCGATACTCTCCTTTTTCAAAATCAGCCTTTGCCTGCTGCAAAATGTTACTTGCGCCACCCATGTACTGAACATATTTCTCGGCGGCTTCCACCTGTGGCAGCGGATCCAAATCAGAAGGATGCGCACTGTAATAGCCGAGATAAAAGTTGTAGATTCCTTTTACGTTATGCTTTAGCGTTCCATAGTACCCTCGATTTCCCCAGTATTTATCCAGTGTGTCCGGAAGCTTAATCGTTTCTGCTATTTCATCCATCGTATATCCATGATTGGCTAAACGCACCGTTTGATCGTGCATATATTTATACAGATCACGTTGCATTTTCAAATGGGCAATGGCGTTTTCTTTGCCCCATACTGGCCAAGCATGGATCATCAACAGGGCATCCACTTCTTCTGCCTCAAACAAGTCAATCGTCTTATCCAGGGCGTTTGCCCATAGCAAAGCATCTCGCGTTTTTGCTCCTCTTACGGTGTAGATTTGATGCATAGATTTGTTGGCATTTTCCGAGACAAACAAAGCTTTGTAATCGCGGATGTAGAAGTGCATTTCGGCAGGTGCTTCTGTATTGGGGGTTAGTAAAAATTCGAAGGTCATTCCGTCAATTTCCATAGTCTGCGTCTCGCTTACGATCTCAACCGTAGGCAGCGCAAAGCTGAACTTACCCGAATTGGTCACGGGGCCAATCCCTACAGAAACCGTTCCTGTAGCGTTAACCGGTAGATTTTTCCCGAATTGATACCCTGCGCGACGGGCCATGATCGTACCAAGCAGTACATTTTCGCTCAATGCTTCTTTTGTAAAATGCTGTGGTGCGATAATCGGGATTTCGGGATTTTTCGCATACTGAAGTGCTGCTTCGGTACCTGCAAAATGGTCACCGTGACTTTGGCTGATAATAATCGCGGTAACCGGTTTTTTAGGTCGATGCTGATAATATAACTCCATCGCGGCTTGCATGGATTCTACACCAGCTAATGTATCAACAACAATAACTCCCTCTTTTCCTTCGATGAAAAAGGTCGTGACGATGGATTGTCCACGTATTTGATAAACGCCCTCTACTACCTTGAACAACCCTGTAATTGCATGTAACTGCGAATTTCTCCACAAGCTAGGATTGACTGTATCGGGTGCAGGCTGATCAAGGAATCCGAGCTTTTCGATGTCCCAAACAACTTTTCCAGCCTCATTTTTTATGACTTTTGCTTCTATGGGGGCGAGGAAACCTCTATTTGCATCCTCGAAATCTTGCTTGTCTTCAAAAGGGAGAGAGACATAAGCGGCCTCCTGTGCTTTTTTGGTAAAAGGCGTCGCCGGTAATGACTGATTAATTTTCGAATCTGCCATTTCGAAACCCCCAAAGGTTTATTTTTTTGAATATTCATTGGATATTTTGTCCATGGGCTCCTATTTGTATGCATCTGGCAAAAGCACCAAGGCCATCGCTACGGCAAGAGCGATGGCCCGTAAAGCGCAGCAGTTCATCCTAGAACTTGTTAATCACCGTAACTCCTACACCGGCATACGTATTCATTTCTTCAAAAGAGGCATGGATCTCTTCCAAGGAGATTGTTTTCGTGACCAATCTCCCGGGTGAAAGGCGCCCGCTTTCTACTAAGCGCAGCATCGTTGAAAATTCAGGCAAGGGCATGCCGATCGATCCAATAATCTGCGCTTCTTGCCGGAGTAAAAAGTTAATAGGAACGGAAGTAAGACCTCCATTCGGATTCGAACTCATGCCAATCTGGACATGTCTTCCTCGCTTCGTGAGACTCAGGAGAGCGTTCAAAAACGTTTCTTGGATACCGAGTGCTTCAATAGAGACGTTCGCACCGCCCTTTGTTATTTCCCGCACAGCCTCTGGAGCGTTCACTTGCTTGCTATTTACGATAGCCACTGCCCCCAGCTCTTTCGCAAAGGCCAGTTTATCATCCGCGATGTCCACCGCAATGACATTCGCTCCTGCAGCAGCCGCAATTTGAACAGCAGATAGCCCTACACCACCAGCCCCATATACGGCTACCCATTCACCAGGACGCACATTTCCTTGCGTGATGACTCCATGGTAGGCAGTCATGAAGCGACATCCCATTGCACTTGCTTCAACAAAATCAATGTTTTCAGGTAAATGCATGAGGTTTTGGTCTGCCTCTCCGATATGAATATACTGCGCAAACCCGCCATTCAAGTCGAAGCCTATCAATTTGAGGTTATCGCATACATTGTGGTGACCTGCGACGCAATGCGGACATACCCCATCGCCGACATTAAATGGCACAATCACTCGATCACCTTTTTTGAAATTGCGTATGTTTTTTCCGACCTCTTCCACCACTCCACTCATCTCGTGCCCTAAAATATGCGGAAAGGATTGAATCATACTCATATGTCCTGTCCACCCATGCCAGTCACTCCGGCATACGCCTGTTGCTTCCAATCTGATGATGACCCCATCCGAAGTCAGTGTCGGATCTGCGATTTCTCGTACGACCAAAGGCTCGTTAAACGCTTCTAAAACGGCAGCTCTCATGTGCAGGCACGCCTCATTTCTATTGATCAGATATTTTGTTTGTTCCGTTCTTCTTCTACCAATTTGCTACGCAGGATTTTACCTACATGCGTTTTTGGAAGCGCTTCCCTAAATTCGATCAAGCGAGGAACCTTATATCTGGTCAGGCGTTCTCTGCACCAGCTCTGAATATCTTCTTCCGTCACGTTTGCTTGTCTGCCGAGAACAATCACGGCCTTGATCGTCTCGCCACGATATGGATCAGGAACACCGTAGACGCACGCCTCCAACACTGCCGGATGCTGGTAAATGACCTCTTCTACTTCTACCGGGTATACATTAAAGCCACCCGTGATGATCATATCTTTCTTTCGTCCTACAATATAGAAATACCCCTCACTGTCCATGGTCCCGATATCACCTGTATACAGCCAACCGTCGCGTATCGTACGCTCTGTCTCTTGTTGATTCTTCCAGTATCCTTTCATCACTTGTGGGCCTTTTACAATCAGTTCACCTGATTCTCCTACCGGCATCTCTTTTGTTCCGGTAGCTGTGTCTACAATTTTTACATCTGTATTTGGAATCGGCAGACCGATACTCCCTACTTTTCGTTGACCAATCAGTGGATTGCGCATCACTGCACATGTCGCTTCCGAAAGGCCATAACCCTCGATAATCGGGACACCTGTTTTTTGTTCAAAATTTTTCATCACTTCAATAGGCAAAGGAGCTGAACCACCTATACACATTTGAAAATACGAAAGGTCGTCTTTCTGTAAGTCCGGGTGATTTAAGATAGCAATATACATCGTTGGAGAACCCGTAAAATAGGTAGGCCGATGCTTGCGGATCAACTCCAGAATACGATCCATCTCAAACTTTGCGACAGGGACGTACTTCGCCCCCATTTTGACAAATTGTATGAAGCTGAACAGCCCCATACCGTGGTAGAGTGGACTAATTCCTAGCTGGCAGTGTCCAGCTTTACTTAAAACGGACTTATTTGTTTCGTATGATTGATAGAGATTCGCTATCATATTTGTGTGTGTGATCATGACGCCTTTTGATCTGCCGGTGGTTCCTCCTGTATACGTTAGGACAGCAAGCTCTTCAGGTTGTACATCCTTTTCCGGCAAGTCGAGACTCTCATGAAGAATCCAATGATGCAGATTATCTTCCTCAAAAATTTCCCGATCTGCTGCGATGAATGTCACTTGCTCAGCTAATCCGGTTTTCTTCAGCTTCTCTTTCTGTTCTCGAAAGGCTATGACCCCTGTCGCTTCTGAATCTTTGAGCAGATGTTCCAACTCGGCAGGCTGAAAATTCGGGTTGATCTGAACAACCACTCCCCCTAAACACTGAATAGCAAAAAAGGATAGCCCATATTCCATGCTGTTTGGAACCATGATCCCGATGCGATCACCCTTTCGATAACCGCGTCGATAAAGGGCAGAAGCAATCCGTTCACACGCTTCCTTTAGTTGTGAATAAGTGATTTCTCTCTCGCCGTCAGAGATTGCGATATTGGAAGAATGTAGACGAGCCGTTCGTTCTAGCACATCATAAATGGTTATGGATGGAATCTCTACTTCGTGCGAAACTTCTGGAGGATAAAATGCGAACCAAGGTTTATTCAAGCCACTCACCCCTCGAAAAGAACGTAATTATGCAGATCCGATTATTTCAATCTTTGCATCAACGTCTCTAGCTTTCCTTTATAGGGAGCACGTGCAAATTCCTCCATTGGATTGCTTCCCACTGGTGCTTGGAAGAGAACACCCCGTTCGTGCGAAAACTCCTTGAATCCATAAACTCCTGTATATCGTCCAATCCCGCTCTCATTGATTCCGCCAAAAGGCAGATTCGGTTCCGCCATATGCCGCATGACATCATTCACGGTTGCTCCTCCAGAAGTTGTTCTGGCAAGCAGATTGTCCACAATACGTTGATGATCACTGAAGATGTACAAAGCTAAAGGCTTGGGCTTTGAATCAATATACTCGATCACTTCATCCAAATCGGTATACGTCAGGACTGGCATAATCGGTCCAAATATTTCTTCTTGCATGATTTTCGCTTCCAGAGGGACGTCCGTTAAGAGTGTCGGGTGAATTCTTTCATCTTCAATCGTACCACCAAATCGTACTTTCGCCCCTCTGGAGACAGCATCCTCCAACAAATCTTGCAAACGCTGCAAATTACGTTCATTCATAATTTTGGCCATATCTGTTTGGGTAAGCTGTCCATTTTCAAAATAGCTACGTTGGACATACGCTTCCACATGCTGAACAAATTCTTCGAGTTGATGCTCTTTGACAAAAACATAGTCTGGAGCAAGACAAATTTGTCCGGCATTCGCAAATTTGCCAAATGCGATGCGAGGAGTCATTTTCTCCAAATCAACATGCTCATCGACAACCACCGGGCATTTGCCGCCCAGCTCCAATGTAACGGATGCCAGATGTTTCGCAGCTGCCTGCATGACATGCTTGCCAATCGAAGTACTCCCCGTAAAGAAGATATGGTGAAATGGAAGTGCTAGCAAAGCTTCTGCAACATCCACTCCCCCTTCAAAGATGGCAACCTCAGATTCCTCGAACACCTCGCGAACGATTTTCGTCGCAAGTCGGCTGGTTGCTGGCGCCATTTCAGAAGGCTTCAAGATACATACATTCCCTGCCCCAATCGCAGGAATTAACGGAAGAAACAGCAAGTAAAATGGAAAATTCCACGCCGAGAAAATCAGGCACTGTCCTTTTGGCTCCCACATAATTCTCGCACTTGCTCCCACGCTTTGTGTAGCGACTTCGACAGGCTGCATCCATTGTTCCAAGCTGGCGATAAAACGATCAATCTCATGAATGACACCGAGCACTTCTGTTGTGACGGCTTCAAAAGAAGGCTTCTCCAAATCTTGTTGAAGCGCTTGTAAAATAGCAGGAGTTTGCGTACGAATGATTGTTTTTAGTTTCTGTAATTTTTGTATACGTTCTGCGGCACTGGTTCTTTTGACAACATGCTGATGTTTCTTTTGTAACTCGAATACTTGTTGAATTTGATCCGTAACATCAACCATCAAGAAAGCCCTCCGATCATTCGTTAACGCATTTTCATCATCAGAATGTCGATCTTGGTGAGGAAAGGATATCTGGAAAACACTTCTATCAACCAGCAAGTATCATACCAAAAGAAAATCACTGTCTTGCTTAGATTTATCGTCATGGAATGGAGCGAAGTTGTTTGAAATTGCTACGATACCAGACACACGGAGTGTATTTTCCAGACAGTTCCTGGGATTATGATACGAGAACTTTCTTCAATTCTTCTGTCAGCAGTGGAACGACTTCAAACAGGTCTCCAACGATTCCGTAGTCGGCAATTTGAAAGATCGGTGCTTCCGGGTCTTTGTTAATAGCCACGATAATTTTTGAGTTGGACATTCCCGCCAAGTGTTGAATAGCCCCTGAGATGCCGCACGCAATATACAGATCGGGTGTCACTACTTTTCCTGTTTGTCCGATCTGCAAGGAGTAATCGCAGTAATCGGCGTCGCAAGCTCCACGGGACGCTCCCACTGCACCGCCAAGTGCCTGAGCCAATTCTTGCAGGGGTTGAAAGCCTTCCGCGCTTTTCACACCGCGTCCACCAGCGACGATGATCTTGGCTTCGCTGAGATCGATACCACTTGCTGTTTTTCGCACGACTTCCTTGATGATGGTACGAAGATCAGTGATTTCTGGCTGAAAATCTACGATCACGGTTTGCACAGCTGTCGCTATGATTTCAAAATTATTGGGGCGCAGGGTTGCGAACACCATTCCTTCTTGGAAGTTCTTTTTTTGAAACGCTTTCCCCGCATAGATCGGACGAACAAACGTGATTTGCTCTCCGTTTGTCTCTACAGCCGTACAATCTGAAATGAGTCCCGCTCCACATTTGGCCGCTACTCTTGGTGAGATATCTTTTCCCAATGAAGTATGGCCGACCAAGACAACATCTGGCTGAACTTCATGAATGAGTTGCGTAAATGCTTGGCTATACGCCTCGGTTGTGCCAGTAGATATCGCTTGGGTTTTCGTTACATACAAGGTATTGGCTCCGTATTTGCTGATATCCTGCACATACGCTTCCGCATTCGGCGAGAACAACGCCGCGATGACTTCTCCCCCTGCCGCGACCTGATTCGCGACAGTTAATGCCTCGAGAGATACATTACGTAATTTTGCATCCTTTACTTCGGTAAGTACCAGAACCTTTTTGCTCACGGTTAATCCTCTCCTTTTTACTTTAGATGACCTTCGCTTCTGTACGCAGCAGTAGTGCCAATTCGATTACCTGTTCCTTGATTTCTCCGCTCAATAGGCGACCTGCTTGCTTCTTGGCAGGCAAATACTGCTCGACAATCGTTGTGCGGGCCTTCCTTTCATCGTTTGCAAGAGCCAAATCTTCCAGAGTCAAACGCTCCATTGGCTTTTTCTTTGCTTTCATAATGCCTGGCAAAGACGGGTAGCGCGGCTCGTTTAACCCTTGCTGAGCTGTCGCCAAGAGTGGGAGACCGACTTCGATGATCTCCATATCGCCTTCTACGTCTCTTTCGACTGTTACTTTGTCGCCATCGATTGTAAGCTTCGTAATCGTAGATACGTGTGGGATACCTAATGCCTCTGCAACCCGAATCGCAACCTGTCCTCCCCCGCTATCTACAGACATATTGCCCCCGAGAATCAAATCGAATGATTGATCCTTAATCGCTGCCGTAATCAAACTAGCAATGGTGTATTCATCCGCTTCGTTTTCACCTGGATCGACGAGTATCGCTTTATCTGCTCCCATCGCAAGAGCGGTTCGAAGAGCACCCTCCGCACGCTCTGGGCCAACGGTGATCACGGTGACCTCTGCTCCGTTTTCTTCCTTTAGCTTGACTGCTTCCTCGACAGCATACTCGTCATAAGGATTCACGATAAACTCGATGCCTTCTTCATTGATCTGACCGTTGTGAATCACGATTT
This genomic stretch from Brevibacillus sp. DP1.3A harbors:
- a CDS encoding long-chain fatty acid--CoA ligase, with translation MSGLNKPWFAFYPPEVSHEVEIPSITIYDVLERTARLHSSNIAISDGEREITYSQLKEACERIASALYRRGYRKGDRIGIMVPNSMEYGLSFFAIQCLGGVVVQINPNFQPAELEHLLKDSEATGVIAFREQKEKLKKTGLAEQVTFIAADREIFEEDNLHHWILHESLDLPEKDVQPEELAVLTYTGGTTGRSKGVMITHTNMIANLYQSYETNKSVLSKAGHCQLGISPLYHGMGLFSFIQFVKMGAKYVPVAKFEMDRILELIRKHRPTYFTGSPTMYIAILNHPDLQKDDLSYFQMCIGGSAPLPIEVMKNFEQKTGVPIIEGYGLSEATCAVMRNPLIGQRKVGSIGLPIPNTDVKIVDTATGTKEMPVGESGELIVKGPQVMKGYWKNQQETERTIRDGWLYTGDIGTMDSEGYFYIVGRKKDMIITGGFNVYPVEVEEVIYQHPAVLEACVYGVPDPYRGETIKAVIVLGRQANVTEEDIQSWCRERLTRYKVPRLIEFREALPKTHVGKILRSKLVEEERNKQNI
- a CDS encoding zinc-dependent alcohol dehydrogenase family protein — encoded protein: MRAAVLEAFNEPLVVREIADPTLTSDGVIIRLEATGVCRSDWHGWTGHMSMIQSFPHILGHEMSGVVEEVGKNIRNFKKGDRVIVPFNVGDGVCPHCVAGHHNVCDNLKLIGFDLNGGFAQYIHIGEADQNLMHLPENIDFVEASAMGCRFMTAYHGVITQGNVRPGEWVAVYGAGGVGLSAVQIAAAAGANVIAVDIADDKLAFAKELGAVAIVNSKQVNAPEAVREITKGGANVSIEALGIQETFLNALLSLTKRGRHVQIGMSSNPNGGLTSVPINFLLRQEAQIIGSIGMPLPEFSTMLRLVESGRLSPGRLVTKTISLEEIHASFEEMNTYAGVGVTVINKF
- a CDS encoding electron transfer flavoprotein subunit alpha/FixB family protein, giving the protein MSKKVLVLTEVKDAKLRNVSLEALTVANQVAAGGEVIAALFSPNAEAYVQDISKYGANTLYVTKTQAISTGTTEAYSQAFTQLIHEVQPDVVLVGHTSLGKDISPRVAAKCGAGLISDCTAVETNGEQITFVRPIYAGKAFQKKNFQEGMVFATLRPNNFEIIATAVQTVIVDFQPEITDLRTIIKEVVRKTASGIDLSEAKIIVAGGRGVKSAEGFQPLQELAQALGGAVGASRGACDADYCDYSLQIGQTGKVVTPDLYIACGISGAIQHLAGMSNSKIIVAINKDPEAPIFQIADYGIVGDLFEVVPLLTEELKKVLVS
- a CDS encoding aldehyde dehydrogenase family protein, giving the protein MVDVTDQIQQVFELQKKHQHVVKRTSAAERIQKLQKLKTIIRTQTPAILQALQQDLEKPSFEAVTTEVLGVIHEIDRFIASLEQWMQPVEVATQSVGASARIMWEPKGQCLIFSAWNFPFYLLFLPLIPAIGAGNVCILKPSEMAPATSRLATKIVREVFEESEVAIFEGGVDVAEALLALPFHHIFFTGSTSIGKHVMQAAAKHLASVTLELGGKCPVVVDEHVDLEKMTPRIAFGKFANAGQICLAPDYVFVKEHQLEEFVQHVEAYVQRSYFENGQLTQTDMAKIMNERNLQRLQDLLEDAVSRGAKVRFGGTIEDERIHPTLLTDVPLEAKIMQEEIFGPIMPVLTYTDLDEVIEYIDSKPKPLALYIFSDHQRIVDNLLARTTSGGATVNDVMRHMAEPNLPFGGINESGIGRYTGVYGFKEFSHERGVLFQAPVGSNPMEEFARAPYKGKLETLMQRLK
- a CDS encoding electron transfer flavoprotein subunit beta/FixA family protein, coding for MNILVLLKQTFDTEEKIVIHNGQINEEGIEFIVNPYDEYAVEEAVKLKEENGAEVTVITVGPERAEGALRTALAMGADKAILVDPGENEADEYTIASLITAAIKDQSFDLILGGNMSVDSGGGQVAIRVAEALGIPHVSTITKLTIDGDKVTVERDVEGDMEIIEVGLPLLATAQQGLNEPRYPSLPGIMKAKKKPMERLTLEDLALANDERKARTTIVEQYLPAKKQAGRLLSGEIKEQVIELALLLRTEAKVI
- a CDS encoding alkyl/aryl-sulfatase; translation: MADSKINQSLPATPFTKKAQEAAYVSLPFEDKQDFEDANRGFLAPIEAKVIKNEAGKVVWDIEKLGFLDQPAPDTVNPSLWRNSQLHAITGLFKVVEGVYQIRGQSIVTTFFIEGKEGVIVVDTLAGVESMQAAMELYYQHRPKKPVTAIIISQSHGDHFAGTEAALQYAKNPEIPIIAPQHFTKEALSENVLLGTIMARRAGYQFGKNLPVNATGTVSVGIGPVTNSGKFSFALPTVEIVSETQTMEIDGMTFEFLLTPNTEAPAEMHFYIRDYKALFVSENANKSMHQIYTVRGAKTRDALLWANALDKTIDLFEAEEVDALLMIHAWPVWGKENAIAHLKMQRDLYKYMHDQTVRLANHGYTMDEIAETIKLPDTLDKYWGNRGYYGTLKHNVKGIYNFYLGYYSAHPSDLDPLPQVEAAEKYVQYMGGASNILQQAKADFEKGEYRWVAQVVKHVVMADPTHTEAKNLLANAFEQLGYQAESANWRNVYLVGATELRNGVNKDNSPTDVSGIITYMPISDFLNLLAVKINGPKAEGKKLTMNVTITDSDQSFAMYLENSVLVNKANKHDAHPDVSLVTDRMTFFALMLGRLSLEQAMATGKIEVIGDTTPIKVFLALLDEFDPFPAIVTPE